In Aquila chrysaetos chrysaetos chromosome 10, bAquChr1.4, whole genome shotgun sequence, the following proteins share a genomic window:
- the PFKL gene encoding ATP-dependent 6-phosphofructokinase, liver type, translating to MAAAAELERLRMAGAGMAIAVLTSGGDAQGMNAAVRAVTRMGIYVGAKVFLIYEGYEGLVEGGDNIKQANWLSVSNIIQLGGTVIGSARCKAFTTRAGRLRAARNLVEHGITNLCVIGGDGSLTGADIFRSEWGGLLEELVRDGQISEEVARENCRLNIVGLVGSIDNDFCGTDMTIGTDSALHRIMEVIDAITTTAQSHQRTFVLEVMGRHCGYLALVSGLASGADWLFIPESPPEDGWEDLMCERLGETRSRGSRLNIIIIAEGAIDRSGKPISSNYVKDLVVQRLGFDTRVTVLGHVQRGGTPSAFDRVLSSKMGMEAVMALLEATPDTPACVVSLSGNQSVRLPLMECVQVTKDVQKAMDEKRFEEAIQLRGRSFENNWNIYKLLAHQKPAQEKSPFSLAILNVGAPAAGMNAAVRSAVRIGICQGHTVYVVSDGFEGLSKGQIREVGWHDVAGWLGRGGSMLGTKRTLPKTCMEKIVENVRKFNIQGLLVIGGFEAYEGVLQLVEARGQYEELCIIMCVIPATISNNVPGTDFSLGSDTAVNAAMESCDRIKQSASGTKRRVFIVETMGGYCGYLSTVTGIAVGADAAYVYEDPFTIHDLKANVEHLTDKMKTDIQRGLVLRNEKCHEHYTTEFLYNLYSSEGKGIFDCRINVLGHLQQGGAPTPFDRNYGTKLGVKAVLWMSEKLQEVYRKGRVFANSGDSACVIGLRKKVVAFSPVTELKKVTDFEHRLPQEQWWLNLRLMLKMLANYQISLTEYISGKMEHVTRRTLSIEKGF from the exons atggcggcggcggcggagctgGAGCGGCTGCGGATGGCGGGGGCCGGCATGGCCATCGCCGTCCTCACCAGCGGCGGCGACGCGCAAG GGATGAATGCCGCCGTCCGTGCCGTCACCCGCATGGGGATATATGTGGGAGCCAAGGTCTTCCTCATCTATGAG GGCTACGAGGGGCTGGTGGAGGGGGGAGACAACATCAAGCAAGCCAACTGGCTCAGCGTCTCCAACATCATCCAGCTG GGCGGGACAGTGATTGGCAGCGCCCGCTGCAAAGCCTTCACCACCCGCGCAGGCCGGCTGCGGGCCGCCCGTAACCTGGTGGAACACGGCATCACCAACCTCTGCGTCATCGGCGGGGACGGCAGCCTGACGGGCGCTGACATCTTCCGTTCTGAGTGGGgtgggctgctggaggagctggtcCGAGATG GGCAGATCAGCGAGGAGGTGGCGCGGGAGAACTGCCGCCTGAACATCGTGGGGCTGGTGGGCTCCATCGACAATGACTTCTGTGGCACTGACATGACCATCGGCACTGACTCAGCGCTGCACCGCATCATGGAGGTGATCGATGCCATCACCACCACAGCACAGAG CCACCAGCGGACGTTcgtgctggaggtgatgggTCGCCACTGCGG GTACCTGGCACTGGTGTCCGGCTTGGCTTCAGGCGCCGACTGGCTCTTCATCCCCGAATCCCCTCCAGAGGATGGCTGGGAGGACCTCATGTGTGAGAGGCTCGGGGAG ACACGCAGCAGAGGGTCGCGGCTCAACATCATCATCATCGCCGAGGGCGCCATCGACCGCAGCGGCAAACCCATTTCTTCCAACTACGTGAAGGAC CTGGTGGTGCAACGCTTGGGCTTCGACACGCGGGTCACCGTCCTCGGCCACGTGCAACGCGGAGGGACCCCGTCAGCCTTTGACCGCGTGCTG agCAGCAAGATGGGGATGGAGGCGGTGATGGCACTGCTGGAGGCCACGCCGGACACCCCTGCCTGCGTGGTGAGCCTCTCGGGGAACCAGTCAGTGCGGCTGCCGCTCATGGAGTGCGTCCAGGTG aCGAAGGATGTGCAGAAGGCCATGGATGAGAAGAGGTTTGAGGAGGCCATCCAGCTCCGTGGGAG GAGCTTTGAGAACAACTGGAACATCTACAAGCTGCTGGCGCACCAGAAACCTGCGCAGGAGAAG agccCTTTCAGCCTCGCCATCCTGAATGTGGGTGCCCCTGCCGCTGGCATGAACGCTGCTGTCAGGTCGGCCGTGCGGATCGGCATCTGCCAGGGACACACCGTCTACGTAGTGAGCGACGGCTTCGAGGGCTTGTCCAAGGGGCAG ATCCGTGAGGTGGGCTGGCACGACGTGGCAGGCTGGCTGGGACGTGGCGGGTCCATGCTGGGCACCAAGCG GACTCTGCCCAAGACCTGCATGGAAAAGATCGTGGAGAATGTGCGGAAATTCAACATCCAGGGGCTGCTGGTCATCGGGGGGTTCGAG GCGTACGAGGGGGtgctgcagctggtggaggCCCGCGGGCAGTACGAGGAGCTCTGCATCATCATGTGCGTCATCCCTGCCACCATCAGCAACAACGTGCCCGGGACCGACTTCAGTCTGGGCTCAGACACGGCCGTCAACGCGGCCATGGAG AGTTGTGACCGCATCAAGCAGTCAGCCTCAGGCACCAAGCGCCGCGTCTTCATTGTAGAGACAATGGGGGGCTACTGCGGATACCTGTCGACCGTCACCGGCATCGCGGTGGGCGCCGATGCCGCCTACGTCTATGAAGATCCCTTCACCATCCACGACCTGAAG GCCAACGTGGAGCACTTGACCGACAAAATGAAGACGGATATCCAGAGAGGGCTGGTGCTGCG caACGAGAAGTGCCACGAGCACTACACCACAGAGTTCCTCTACAACCTCTACTCCTCCGAGGGCAAAGGTATCTTCGACTGCAGGATTAATGTCCTGGGCCACCTCCAGCAG GGAGGAGCCCCAACCCCCTTTGACCGCAACTATGGGACCAAGCTGGGAGTGAAGGCGGTGCTGTGGATGTCGGAGAAGCTGCAGGAGGTCTACCGCAAGG GGCGCGTGTTTGCCAACTCGGGTGACTCTGCCTGCGTGATCGGGCTCAGGAAGAAGGTGGTAGCCTTCAGCCCTGTGACAGAGCTCAAGAAAGTCACTGATTTCGA GCACAGGCTGCCCCAGGAGCAGTGGTGGCTGAACCTGCGGCTGATGCTGAAGATGCTCGCCAACTACCAGATCAGCCTGACCGAGTATATCTCGGGGAAGATGGAGCATGTCACCCGCCGCACGCTCAGTATCGAGAAGGGCTTCTAG